The following nucleotide sequence is from Elusimicrobiota bacterium.
TTTGTAAACCTGTTGTTATAGATACAAATTTTCTGCCGTCACATACCAAATTGGAATTTATCCCTGGTAAACCCTCTAAAAAAAGCGACAAAGCAGCAATTTCTCTTTTAAATAAAACTATAGAATTACTAAAAAAAGGATGTATTGATGCGACAGTTACAAGTCCTGTTTCAAAATCAGCATTCGGCAGATTTAGAGGACACACAGAATTCTTTGCCGAAAATTTTGGCATAAAAGAATTTGAAATGTTAATGGTCGCTGATGATTTAAAAATACTTCTCCTGACAAGACATATCCCGTTAAAAGACGTAGCAAAAAAATTAAACATAAAAAATATCGTAAAAAGCATAAAAATTGTTTATTCTTTTATAAAAGATAAATATGATATAAAAAATCCTAGCGTAATTGTATGCGGATTAAACCCCCATTGCGGCGACAAAGGTCTTGTAGGTAATGAAGAACTAAAGATAATTATTCCGGCTATAAAAATGTTAAAAAAAGCAGGATTAAATATTTCAGGACCTGTAAATTCCGATATTGCTATTAAAAATAACAAACATGATTTAATTGTCTGTATGTATCATGACCAGGCAATGGTACCGCTTAAGCTACTAAAACCTGATAAAATAGTAAATGTAACAGTAGGACTCCCCTTTATCCGTACTTCCCCGGGTCATGGCACCGCATATAACATCGCAGGAAAAGGAATTGCTGACCCTCAATCAATGATAGAAGCGATAAAACTTGCTTGTCTGTTGACAAGAAAAAATAAAAAGGTAAAATAGTTAAAAGTATTAAATATTTCTGCTCTGTTAAGTCAGTTTAAAGTTGTCATTGCGAGAGCCGATTTGTCGGCTCGCGGCAATCTCATGAAATTGCTTCATGGAACATGTCCCGAACAAAAATTAAGATTGCTTCGTTACGCTCGCAATGACGGCAGTTTCAAAATAGCTAACTTTTACTACGGCAGGTCGGTATTCAGCGTGATGGTGTTATTATGTCAGATGTATTAGTACTAAATAAAAAATTTTATGCTATTCACATAACGACTTGGCAAAAAGCGTTTTCTTTGCTTTACATTGACCACGCTAGCGTTGTTGACGAAGAATATAATCTATATTCGTTTTCCAATTGGAAAGATATTTCCCAACACATAACAAACCATTCTTCCGGATATATTCATACGCCTTCATTCAAAATTGCCATACCTGAGGTAATTCTTTTAAAATTTTACGATGAACTCCCTCCAATGGACATAAAATTTACAAGAAAAAATATCTATGAACATTATAAATATAAATGCTGTTATTGCGGCAAGAAAAAATCAACCAGTGAACTTAACCTTGAACATGTAATCCCTGTAAGCCGCAATGGAACAACTGATTGGCTGAATGTAGTTATTTCGTGCATTCCATGCAATCTAAAGAAAGCGAATCGTACTCCTCAAGAAGCAGGCATGAAACTCTTAATCAAACCGTCAAAACCTGATTGGAAAGGACCTATTTCCTTATGCTATAAGTCCGGAATGAAAATTAAAGCATCCTGGCAAAAGTTTATCGATAATGTTTACTGGAACGTCGAATTGGAATGAAAACCCGCCTTGGACAGAACTTCCTTGTAGATAAAAACATAACACGTAAAATTGCAGCATCAGCAGATATTTTACCATCTGATACTATTATCGAAATAGGACCGGGAAACGGGATTCTTACAGAAGAAATAGGAAATATTTCTAAAAAAGTAATTGCAATTGAAATTGATAAAACACTTACAAATAATCTTTCCGTTAAATTTGAAAATAACAACAATATAATAATCATAAATAAAGATTTTCTTAGATGGACGCCTCCGAGAATAAAAAAATTAAAATTCGTTGCAAATCTGCCATATTATATCTCATCCGCTATTATTGGAAAAATATTACATTTGGATAATTGGGATACCGCCGTTTTAATGGTTCAAAAAGAAGTTGCAGAACGGCTTAAAGCTCTTCCCGGGACCGACGATTATGGAATCCTGTCAATAGCTTGCCAGGTCTTTTGTACGGTAGAAAAGATTTTTGACGTTTCCAATACCTGCTTTTTTCCTAAACCAAAGGTAACATCAACAGTAGTAAAACTTAAACGTTTAAGCAAACCGCTTATTAAAAAAACAAACGAAAAAAGATTCTTTAAAATAGTTAAATCGGCATTCGCTCATAGACGAAAAACTATATTAAACTCCCTTTCTATGGAACTTGATATAAACAAAACTATAATACAAAAGAAACTTTTAGAAGCGAATATATCACCTTTTTGTCGCGCAGAAACAGTATCAATAGCCAGTTTTATAAAATTAACTAATGTTTTATCTATTCCAAAAAAATAAATTAGTTCTTATTATTTTATTTTTTTCTTATCTTTTATTTTTACCTCCAACTTCTGATGATAATGAAAGAAGCCGTCTTGCATTGACATATTCAATAGTTGATACCCATACCTTTAACATTGATAAATATGAAAAACTTACAATTGATAAGGCATACAAAGACGGTCATTATTATACCGATAAAGCACCCGGTATCTCGTTGCTTGCTGTACCCGTTTATGCTGTCTTGAGGATTTTTAACTTTCCCCCTGCA
It contains:
- a CDS encoding 4-hydroxythreonine-4-phosphate dehydrogenase PdxA, translated to MFKPTIAITIGDPSGIGSEIVKKAILDKSILKICKPVVIDTNFLPSHTKLEFIPGKPSKKSDKAAISLLNKTIELLKKGCIDATVTSPVSKSAFGRFRGHTEFFAENFGIKEFEMLMVADDLKILLLTRHIPLKDVAKKLNIKNIVKSIKIVYSFIKDKYDIKNPSVIVCGLNPHCGDKGLVGNEELKIIIPAIKMLKKAGLNISGPVNSDIAIKNNKHDLIVCMYHDQAMVPLKLLKPDKIVNVTVGLPFIRTSPGHGTAYNIAGKGIADPQSMIEAIKLACLLTRKNKKVK
- a CDS encoding HNH endonuclease: MSDVLVLNKKFYAIHITTWQKAFSLLYIDHASVVDEEYNLYSFSNWKDISQHITNHSSGYIHTPSFKIAIPEVILLKFYDELPPMDIKFTRKNIYEHYKYKCCYCGKKKSTSELNLEHVIPVSRNGTTDWLNVVISCIPCNLKKANRTPQEAGMKLLIKPSKPDWKGPISLCYKSGMKIKASWQKFIDNVYWNVELE
- the rsmA gene encoding 16S rRNA (adenine(1518)-N(6)/adenine(1519)-N(6))-dimethyltransferase RsmA, with the protein product MKTRLGQNFLVDKNITRKIAASADILPSDTIIEIGPGNGILTEEIGNISKKVIAIEIDKTLTNNLSVKFENNNNIIIINKDFLRWTPPRIKKLKFVANLPYYISSAIIGKILHLDNWDTAVLMVQKEVAERLKALPGTDDYGILSIACQVFCTVEKIFDVSNTCFFPKPKVTSTVVKLKRLSKPLIKKTNEKRFFKIVKSAFAHRRKTILNSLSMELDINKTIIQKKLLEANISPFCRAETVSIASFIKLTNVLSIPKK